In Helicobacter bilis, a genomic segment contains:
- a CDS encoding GmrSD restriction endonuclease domain-containing protein, which translates to MGQQRLTTLYLICKVLDLGIKCTIEYDTRKKSTEFLKDPEKYMDSQKVDSSDKNIFKGMDYYFMIAAYKTIKEWLGNNNEKKEVIKGLFQADKTEKYVGMIWYKSDENEAYLFANINSGKIPLNDAELIKAQLLLKDEANEIQELRQIECANEWDSMEYALQDDEFFSFLVEDKESYDTRILLLFEVYYEIYSDSEKDKSHAVFEFIQTKLMDKNSKECCWQEIKKIFLTFKSWYNNSKSYHLIGFLLVENESLAGLYKEAQGQTKSKFLHETIKEKVKEKIATHNKKDLANIKSLTYGDNNKELKSIVLLFNMLSYIDTQYRFSFDIYKNNDWELEHIHAQQDKTPQIPFKEVVKWLRDSKQILKNAEQSGKESSIDFGKIPSTLERVESLLEKLKAEAKKKKLDDDETKEFGECVKAVFEIFKGDELHTIGNLTLLSKNENISLGNAIFAMKQQRIKEKEQEGAFIPLCTRNVFLKYYTKEQNISQALFWSKQDSQDYQEEIIAKIQKYLFS; encoded by the coding sequence ATGGGGCAACAAAGGCTTACGACTTTATACCTTATCTGTAAGGTGCTAGATTTAGGGATAAAATGCACGATAGAGTATGACACAAGAAAGAAAAGCACGGAATTTTTGAAAGATCCTGAAAAATATATGGATTCTCAAAAAGTGGATTCTAGTGATAAGAACATATTTAAAGGTATGGATTATTACTTTATGATAGCAGCTTACAAAACAATTAAGGAGTGGCTTGGTAATAATAATGAGAAAAAAGAAGTAATAAAAGGACTATTTCAAGCAGACAAGACAGAAAAATATGTCGGCATGATTTGGTATAAAAGTGATGAAAATGAAGCATATCTTTTTGCCAATATCAATAGCGGGAAAATCCCATTAAACGATGCCGAGCTTATCAAAGCACAGCTTTTATTAAAAGATGAAGCAAATGAAATACAAGAATTGCGACAGATAGAGTGTGCTAACGAGTGGGATTCTATGGAATACGCTCTGCAAGATGATGAGTTTTTTAGCTTTTTAGTTGAGGATAAAGAGAGCTATGACACAAGGATTTTGCTACTCTTTGAGGTATATTATGAGATATATAGCGATAGCGAAAAGGACAAATCCCATGCTGTATTTGAGTTTATACAAACTAAACTTATGGATAAAAATTCTAAAGAGTGCTGTTGGCAAGAAATTAAAAAGATTTTTCTTACTTTTAAATCATGGTATAACAATTCAAAAAGCTATCATCTTATCGGCTTTTTACTTGTAGAAAATGAAAGTCTAGCAGGGCTTTATAAAGAAGCACAAGGACAAACAAAAAGCAAGTTTTTGCATGAAACAATAAAAGAAAAAGTCAAAGAAAAAATTGCAACGCACAATAAAAAAGATTTAGCAAATATCAAATCCTTAACTTATGGTGATAATAACAAAGAACTAAAATCCATTGTATTACTCTTTAATATGCTCTCTTACATAGACACACAATACCGCTTTAGCTTTGATATATACAAAAATAACGATTGGGAGCTTGAGCATATCCACGCCCAGCAAGATAAAACACCACAAATACCATTCAAAGAAGTAGTAAAGTGGCTTAGGGATAGTAAGCAGATTCTTAAAAATGCAGAGCAAAGCGGTAAAGAATCATCGATAGATTTTGGAAAAATACCAAGCACACTGGAGAGAGTAGAAAGCCTACTAGAGAAATTAAAGGCAGAAGCAAAAAAGAAAAAGTTAGACGATGATGAAACTAAGGAATTTGGGGAATGCGTAAAAGCTGTTTTTGAGATATTTAAAGGCGATGAGCTACACACAATTGGTAATCTCACTCTACTTAGCAAGAATGAGAATATCTCTCTTGGCAATGCTATCTTTGCAATGAAGCAGCAAAGAATAAAAGAGAAAGAACAAGAGGGCGCATTTATCCCCCTTTGCACACGCAATGTGTTTTTAAAATACTACACAAAAGAGCAGAATATCTCTCAAGCACTCTTTTGGAGCAAACAAGATAGTCAAGATTATCAGGAAGAGATTATCGCAAAAATACAGAAATATTTATTCTCTTAA
- a CDS encoding DUF262 domain-containing protein yields the protein MVKHDDIKTIKELLLTDKTRYHIPSYQRGYKWKKQQVEALLNDLYEFALQEKAKFYCLQPIMLKENKGKYNVIDGATKAYDFIPYL from the coding sequence ATGGTTAAACACGATGATATAAAGACGATTAAAGAACTACTTTTGACAGACAAAACACGCTATCATATCCCAAGCTATCAAAGGGGCTATAAGTGGAAAAAGCAGCAGGTAGAAGCCCTATTAAATGATTTGTATGAGTTTGCCTTGCAAGAAAAAGCGAAATTTTACTGCTTGCAGCCTATTATGCTGAAAGAAAATAAGGGTAAATACAATGTGATTGATGGGGCAACAAAGGCTTACGACTTTATACCTTATCTGTAA